In the Corythoichthys intestinalis isolate RoL2023-P3 chromosome 12, ASM3026506v1, whole genome shotgun sequence genome, one interval contains:
- the twist2 gene encoding twist-related protein 2, with protein sequence MEEGSGSPLSPADSLATTSEEEPERRRPNKRCTRKRRPSKKSGDDSGSGGGSPAPLKRTKKPSPAGSTGSGGAQSYEELQNQRVLANVRERQRTQSLNEAFASLRKIIPTLPSDKLSKIQTLKLASRYIDFLCQVLQSDEMDNKMSSCSYVAHERLSYAFSVWRMEGAWSMSASH encoded by the coding sequence ATGGAAGAGGGCTCTGGCTCCCCGCTGTCCCCCGCCGACAGCCTGGCCACCACCAGCGAGGAGGAACCGGAGCGCCGGCGGCCCAACAAGCGCTGCACTCGTAAGCGGAGGCCCAGCAAGAAGTCCGGCGACGACAGCGGCAGCGGCGGCGGCAGCCCGGCGCCCCTCAAGCGGACCAAGAAGCCCAGCCCGGCTGGTTCCACCGGGTCCGGGGGCGCTCAGTCCTACGAAGAGCTCCAGAACCAGCGCGTGCTTGCCAATGTGCGCGAGCGCCAACGGACGCAGTCCCTCAACGAGGCCTTCGCGTCACTGCGCAAAATCATCCCCACACTGCCGTCGGACAAATTGAGCAAGATCCAAACACTCAAGCTGGCGTCGCGCTATATCGACTTTCTGTGTCAGGTGCTGCAGAGCGACGAGATGGACAATAAGATGTCCAGCTGCAGTTACGTGGCCCACGAGAGACTCAGCTACGCCTTCTCCGTGTGGAGGATGGAGGGCGCCTGGTCCATGTCCGCCTCGCACTGA